Within the Marinobacter qingdaonensis genome, the region AACCCGGAACTGTCCGGCGATATGGACCTGCGCATCGCCCGGGACGGGCAATGGATTTATCAGGGTGAGCCGCTGGCGCGAGAGGCCATCGTCCGGTTGTTTGCCTCCATCCTTCGTCGGGAACAGGATGGCGAGCATTACCTGGTGACCCCGGTCGAGAAGTGGCGCATCCAGGTTGAGGACACACCGTTGCTGGCGCATTCCCTGGAGGTTACCAGTGTTGACGGCCAGCAGGCGCTGAGCCTGACCACCAACGTGGGCGAAACCCTGGCCGTGGGGCAGAGCCACCCGCTGGAGGTTGGGGTCTATCCGAACACGGACGAGCCCCGGCCGATCATCCACGTGCGCCACGGTGTCACCGCCCGGCTGGTGACGGCCGCCTTCTACGACCTGGTGGAGCACGTGGAAGAGCGTGAAACCGAAGCCGGCCGCGTTTTCGGCGTCGTCAGCCAAGGAAATTTCTACGAAATCGGGCAGGGTGGTTGAAAACCCGTACCCAGGCCCCATCCTTTACGGTAGAAAACGCACTCTCTCAGTTGTTAAACTGTGTTTTCTTACTTGTTATGAGCCTGGCTCTCTAACGAGGCCCGGTGGTCGTTAGTCCCTCTGTGCAGTCTGGCTGTCCAAGATCACTTTCGATTGCCCAAATTCAATTAAACAGTCATTGCGACACGCAAGGAGATCACATGGCCCAACCTCGTGTTGTCACCATCCATTACACGCTCACCAACGATCAGGGAGAGCAGCTTGACTCCTCCCGTGTAGAAGGTCGTGAGCCTCTGTCTTACCTGGAAGGTGCTCAGAACATCATCGGTGGACTGGAAAGTGCACTGAACGAAAAGAACGCTGGCGATCAGGTGAAAGTATCTGTTGAGCCGGCTGAAGGATACGGTGAAGTGAACGAAGAGCTGGTTCAGCCGGTACCGCGTTCTGCATTTGAAGGCGTCGATACCATCGAGCCGGGCATGCAGTTCCAAGCCCAGACTCCGGGCGGCCCCCAGGTGGTTCGCGTGGTTGAAGTTGGCGACGAAACCGTCACCATCGACGCCAACCACCCGCTGGCTGGCCAGACCCTGCACTTCGACGTGGAAGTTGTCGAAGCGCGCGAAGCGACTGACGAAGAGAAAGAGCACGGTCACGCTCACTAAGCTCTTTGCAGCGCTCGTAAAGAACGGCTCCTTCGGGAGCCGTTTTTTTGTGCCCGGAGAAACGGCGAGCACAACATTCGGGCAAAAAAAAGACGGCCCCGAGAGGCCGTCTTGTCCGGAATCCGAACTTACATGTTCGGGTAGTTGGGGCCGCCGCCGCCTTCCGGGGTCACCCAGTTGATGTTCTGGGCAGGATCCTTGATGTCGCAGGTCTTGCAGTGAACACAGTTCTGGGCGTTGATCTGGAACTTCTTGCCGCTGCCGTCGT harbors:
- a CDS encoding FKBP-type peptidyl-prolyl cis-trans isomerase, whose translation is MAQPRVVTIHYTLTNDQGEQLDSSRVEGREPLSYLEGAQNIIGGLESALNEKNAGDQVKVSVEPAEGYGEVNEELVQPVPRSAFEGVDTIEPGMQFQAQTPGGPQVVRVVEVGDETVTIDANHPLAGQTLHFDVEVVEAREATDEEKEHGHAH
- a CDS encoding DUF1285 domain-containing protein, producing MKQNPEKLAEQVKQAVKNPGRPPLETWNPELSGDMDLRIARDGQWIYQGEPLAREAIVRLFASILRREQDGEHYLVTPVEKWRIQVEDTPLLAHSLEVTSVDGQQALSLTTNVGETLAVGQSHPLEVGVYPNTDEPRPIIHVRHGVTARLVTAAFYDLVEHVEERETEAGRVFGVVSQGNFYEIGQGG